A single Filimonas effusa DNA region contains:
- a CDS encoding LacI family DNA-binding transcriptional regulator, translated as MKYEAVTIKDIAKALGLSTSTVSRALRDSHEISAKTKSLVRNYAKDLNYRPNPIALSLKEKRSHSIGVVVCEIANSFFSQIINGIESIAYDKGYNVIISQSHESYSREVLDVDYLASRSIDGLLISVSTETNNFGHLQKLHEQGLPIVFFDRIINEIQTHKVTVDNFSGAYDATRHLAAEGYRRIANVSGSDYLTNTRERIAGYREALHDSRLPYDEQLIKYCIHGGKQYEEVEEVLDQLFALPEPPDALFSSADKITSHCMRYLKMKELKVPEEVGIVGFSNQAMTELLNPPLTIVKQPAFEMGRIAIEMLLQLIESKKPVKQFEHKVLPTELIIRDSSTGKIK; from the coding sequence ATGAAATATGAAGCGGTCACTATTAAAGACATAGCCAAGGCCTTAGGACTTTCCACTTCCACAGTTTCAAGAGCTTTACGGGATAGCCACGAAATAAGTGCTAAAACCAAAAGCCTTGTAAGGAACTATGCCAAAGATCTCAATTACCGGCCTAACCCTATTGCACTAAGCCTGAAGGAAAAACGCAGCCATTCTATAGGTGTGGTCGTATGCGAGATCGCCAACAGCTTCTTCTCCCAGATCATCAACGGCATTGAATCTATTGCCTACGATAAAGGCTATAATGTTATTATTTCCCAAAGCCACGAATCGTATAGCCGCGAGGTGCTGGATGTAGATTACCTGGCGTCCCGTTCTATTGACGGACTACTGATATCGGTTTCAACCGAGACCAATAATTTCGGTCATCTTCAGAAGCTACACGAACAGGGGCTGCCGATTGTATTCTTCGACCGCATTATCAATGAAATTCAAACGCATAAGGTTACTGTAGATAATTTCTCCGGCGCCTATGATGCTACCCGTCACCTGGCGGCAGAAGGCTACAGGCGTATTGCCAATGTTTCCGGCTCGGATTACCTGACCAATACCCGTGAACGTATCGCGGGCTACCGGGAAGCCCTGCACGATAGCAGGCTACCTTACGATGAGCAACTGATTAAATACTGCATCCACGGCGGAAAACAATACGAAGAAGTGGAAGAGGTGCTCGACCAGCTATTCGCACTGCCGGAACCACCGGATGCCCTGTTCTCCTCTGCCGATAAGATCACTTCTCACTGTATGCGCTACCTGAAGATGAAGGAGCTTAAAGTTCCAGAAGAAGTGGGTATCGTAGGTTTCTCCAACCAGGCGATGACGGAGCTGCTGAACCCGCCACTTACCATTGTAAAGCAGCCGGCTTTTGAAATGGGGCGTATCGCCATTGAAATGCTGTTACAGCTCATTGAATCAAAGAAACCGGTAAAACAGTTTGAACACAAGGTGTTGCCTACTGAACTTATTATCAGGGATTCGTCGACTGGGAAGATCAAATAA
- a CDS encoding L-fucose dehydrogenase, which yields MDLLLKDKVIIVTGGAKGIGEGIVKVLAGEGAIPVIVGRKAADNKKVQDEVIAAGGKAFQVAAELSEPEECAKAVQAVLNEFGRIDGVVNNAGVNDGVGLETGDYKRFMESLHKNMIHYYLIVHHALPALKASKGAIVNITSKTAETGQGNTSAYAAANGGRNALTREWAVELLKYGIRVNAVVVSECWTPAYDTWVKTLNNPEEKLTEINSKIPLENRMTTAEELANMTAFLLSQRSSHTTGQLIHVDGGYVHLDRALANA from the coding sequence ATGGACTTACTCTTAAAAGATAAAGTGATCATAGTAACAGGCGGCGCCAAAGGTATTGGTGAGGGCATTGTAAAAGTGCTGGCTGGTGAAGGCGCTATTCCTGTGATCGTAGGCCGTAAAGCCGCTGATAATAAAAAGGTACAGGACGAGGTGATAGCAGCAGGCGGTAAAGCTTTTCAGGTAGCTGCTGAGTTAAGCGAGCCGGAAGAGTGTGCCAAAGCAGTTCAGGCCGTACTTAATGAGTTTGGCCGTATTGACGGTGTTGTAAATAACGCCGGCGTAAACGATGGTGTAGGACTGGAGACCGGCGACTACAAACGTTTCATGGAAAGCCTGCATAAAAACATGATCCATTACTACCTGATCGTGCATCATGCTTTGCCTGCGTTGAAAGCATCCAAAGGCGCTATCGTTAACATCACCTCTAAAACGGCTGAGACCGGCCAGGGCAATACTTCGGCATATGCCGCCGCCAATGGTGGGCGCAATGCGCTAACGCGTGAGTGGGCTGTAGAGCTGTTGAAATACGGCATTCGTGTAAATGCCGTAGTGGTTTCTGAATGCTGGACGCCGGCTTACGATACCTGGGTGAAAACTTTGAATAACCCTGAGGAAAAGCTCACTGAAATTAATTCTAAAATACCGTTGGAAAACAGGATGACCACAGCCGAAGAGCTGGCAAATATGACAGCCTTCCTGTTGTCGCAACGTTCCAGTCATACTACCGGCCAGCTGATTCATGTAGATGGTGGTTATGTTCATCTGGACAGAGCGCTTGCAAATGCCTAG
- a CDS encoding L-rhamnose mutarotase, protein MKRYCMALDLVDDPQLIAEYDAYHKAIWPEIVNAIATAGIAEMEIYRAGNRLFMIMEVTEGFSMQAKAASDAANPKVQEWESLMWKYQQALPIADAGEKWVMMNCIFSLRDQFTPQ, encoded by the coding sequence ATGAAAAGATATTGTATGGCATTGGACCTGGTTGATGATCCGCAGCTGATAGCAGAATATGATGCTTATCACAAAGCCATATGGCCGGAGATCGTAAATGCCATCGCCACGGCAGGTATTGCTGAAATGGAGATCTATCGTGCCGGCAACCGTCTTTTTATGATAATGGAAGTAACAGAAGGGTTTAGCATGCAAGCAAAAGCGGCGTCGGATGCAGCTAATCCAAAAGTACAGGAATGGGAGTCGCTGATGTGGAAGTACCAGCAGGCACTGCCCATTGCAGACGCCGGCGAAAAATGGGTAATGATGAATTGCATTTTTTCATTACGTGACCAGTTTACACCACAGTAA
- a CDS encoding fumarylacetoacetate hydrolase family protein, producing the protein MKLIRFGELNKEKPGVLIDGKAYDVTGLGDDYNEQFFETGGLDRLEAYIADNKAALKPIPDGVRIGSPVARPSKIVCIGLNYADHAKETGAALPPEPVVFMKSTTALAGPFDNIVIPRNSKKTDWEVELAVVIGKKASYVEESEAMDYVAGYCLHNDVSEREFQIERNGTWDKGKGCDTFAPMGPWLVTKEEVSNPDNLRLWLKVNGKTMQDGNTSNFIFRVPFLISYLSQFMTLLPGDIISTGTPAGVGLGMNPQVYLQEGDVVELGIDGLGEATQNVVAYKKEG; encoded by the coding sequence ATGAAACTGATCCGATTTGGTGAACTCAACAAGGAAAAACCAGGTGTTTTAATCGATGGCAAAGCTTATGATGTTACTGGCCTGGGAGACGATTATAACGAACAGTTTTTTGAAACCGGCGGTTTAGATCGTCTGGAAGCTTATATAGCAGATAACAAAGCTGCATTAAAACCCATACCTGATGGTGTGAGAATCGGCAGTCCTGTTGCCCGGCCTTCTAAAATAGTATGTATCGGCCTGAACTATGCCGATCATGCAAAGGAGACCGGCGCAGCTTTACCGCCGGAACCTGTAGTATTTATGAAGTCTACTACTGCATTGGCAGGGCCTTTCGATAATATTGTGATTCCACGCAATTCCAAAAAAACGGATTGGGAAGTAGAGCTGGCAGTGGTAATAGGCAAAAAGGCTTCTTACGTAGAAGAAAGCGAAGCAATGGATTATGTTGCCGGCTACTGTTTGCATAACGATGTGAGTGAAAGAGAATTCCAGATCGAAAGGAATGGTACCTGGGATAAGGGTAAGGGTTGCGATACCTTTGCACCAATGGGGCCTTGGCTGGTAACCAAAGAGGAAGTCAGCAACCCTGATAACCTGCGTCTCTGGCTGAAAGTCAATGGTAAAACCATGCAGGATGGCAATACTTCTAATTTCATTTTCAGGGTGCCTTTCCTGATCTCTTACCTGAGCCAGTTCATGACCCTGCTCCCCGGTGATATTATTTCTACCGGAACGCCTGCTGGCGTAGGGTTGGGTATGAATCCCCAGGTTTACCTGCAGGAGGGCGATGTGGTTGAACTGGGTATCGATGGTCTGGGCGAAGCTACCCAGAACGTAGTTGCCTATAAAAAAGAAGGATAA
- a CDS encoding glycoside hydrolase family 88/105 protein has product MKKMFCSLVGAVLVSQATIAQTPTGLPEKMAATVMNTWKNGLGDSVAAGRPLKWSYDHGVVLEGFDALWQKTGDKRYFEYIKKSMDNYVDANGNIFSYKQEDYNIDNIKNGRSLLMLYRVTGKQQYLKAAASLRAQLDKQPRTSDGGFWHKKIYENQMWLDGLYMGEPFYAEYASFTKDEKAFDDIAKQFILMEEHSRDAKTGLMYHGWDESKQQQWANKTTGTSPNFWGRAMGWYGVALVDVLDYFPANHPKRPALLAILNRFVTAIQKYQDPASGLWYQVLDKPNGKGNYHESSASCMFIYTVAKGVRKGYLPATSFKTAQKAYAGIAKDMLEKNPDGSLNLKGTVTVSGLGGKPYRDGSFEYYMSEKVITNDLKGMGAFLLAGSEMDLATVPKTGKGKTVTLDSYFNNEFYKEPANGLLTSYHYKWEERDNNGFWFFERTFSDIGAKTNTLYEAPTAANLKKSNVYIIVDPDTEKETAKPNYIQPEHVKAIAEWVKAGGVLLLMGNNAGNAEFKHFNTLAAAFGIQFNEDGINMVQKNNYEEGAELVAAGHPVFKSGGKAYLKEISTLQVKAPAKASLLHGDKVIAATAVYGKGAVFAVGDPWLYNEYVDGRKLPADFENYKLAGDLAKWLIAQSKN; this is encoded by the coding sequence ATGAAAAAAATGTTTTGCTCTTTAGTTGGAGCAGTCCTGGTAAGCCAGGCGACGATTGCACAAACTCCCACCGGTTTGCCTGAAAAAATGGCTGCTACAGTTATGAATACCTGGAAGAATGGTTTAGGCGACAGCGTTGCTGCCGGACGTCCGCTTAAATGGAGTTATGATCACGGTGTTGTACTGGAAGGCTTTGATGCTCTCTGGCAAAAGACCGGCGACAAACGTTACTTCGAATACATAAAAAAATCGATGGATAATTATGTAGATGCAAATGGAAACATTTTCAGCTACAAGCAGGAAGACTATAATATCGACAACATCAAGAACGGCCGTTCTTTACTGATGCTCTACAGGGTTACCGGTAAGCAGCAATACCTGAAAGCAGCTGCTTCGTTAAGGGCCCAGCTTGATAAACAACCGCGCACCAGTGATGGCGGTTTCTGGCATAAAAAGATCTACGAAAATCAAATGTGGCTTGACGGCCTGTATATGGGCGAGCCATTTTATGCAGAATACGCCAGCTTTACAAAAGATGAAAAAGCTTTTGACGATATCGCGAAACAGTTCATCCTGATGGAAGAACATTCCCGTGATGCTAAAACAGGGTTGATGTATCATGGCTGGGATGAATCGAAACAACAGCAATGGGCAAACAAAACCACCGGCACTTCTCCTAATTTCTGGGGACGTGCAATGGGCTGGTATGGTGTGGCGTTGGTAGATGTGCTGGATTATTTCCCGGCAAACCATCCGAAACGTCCGGCTTTACTGGCTATCCTTAACAGGTTTGTTACAGCTATTCAAAAATACCAGGATCCTGCTTCAGGCCTTTGGTACCAGGTATTGGATAAACCCAATGGCAAGGGAAACTATCACGAATCTTCGGCTTCCTGTATGTTTATCTATACTGTTGCGAAAGGCGTACGTAAAGGCTATTTGCCCGCCACATCCTTCAAAACAGCTCAGAAAGCATATGCAGGCATTGCTAAAGACATGCTGGAGAAAAATCCAGATGGCAGCCTCAACCTTAAAGGAACTGTAACTGTATCCGGCCTGGGTGGCAAACCTTACCGCGATGGTAGTTTCGAGTATTACATGAGTGAAAAGGTAATTACCAACGACCTTAAAGGCATGGGCGCTTTCCTGCTGGCAGGCTCTGAAATGGACCTGGCAACGGTACCTAAAACCGGCAAAGGAAAAACAGTAACACTGGATTCTTATTTCAATAACGAATTTTATAAAGAACCTGCCAATGGTCTCCTTACTTCCTACCACTACAAATGGGAAGAACGTGACAATAATGGTTTCTGGTTCTTTGAACGTACCTTCAGCGATATTGGTGCAAAAACAAATACCTTGTATGAAGCGCCTACTGCCGCTAATCTGAAGAAATCAAACGTTTACATCATTGTTGATCCTGACACAGAAAAAGAAACAGCAAAGCCCAATTATATTCAACCGGAGCATGTGAAAGCAATTGCGGAATGGGTGAAGGCAGGAGGGGTGTTGTTATTGATGGGTAACAATGCCGGTAATGCGGAGTTTAAACACTTTAACACTTTGGCAGCGGCATTTGGTATCCAGTTCAATGAAGATGGCATAAACATGGTGCAGAAAAATAACTATGAAGAGGGCGCAGAATTAGTGGCAGCAGGCCATCCTGTATTTAAATCGGGCGGTAAAGCCTATTTGAAGGAGATCAGTACGTTACAGGTGAAGGCGCCGGCAAAAGCAAGCCTGCTTCATGGCGATAAAGTGATTGCCGCAACAGCAGTATATGGCAAAGGTGCCGTATTTGCGGTTGGTGATCCCTGGCTGTATAATGAATATGTAGACGGCAGAAAGCTGCCTGCCGACTTTGAAAACTACAAACTCGCAGGCGACCTGGCCAAATGGCTGATCGCTCAGTCGAAGAACTAG
- a CDS encoding amidohydrolase family protein, with translation MMRIDAHQHFWQFDIERDSWITEDMSVIRRDFLPADLEPVLKSNGFDGCVLVQSDQSEVHNQFMLELAEANSFIKGIVGWVDLRSPDVKERLAYYSTFKVMKGFRHVLQGEEDRQLMLKPAFLNGIGQLVQFNFTYDILIFPDQLAFIPEFVKQFPDTKFVIDHIAKPDIKHRQYEEWEKGMRAVAQFPNISCKVSGMVTEADWHQWKPEDFSKYLDIVTDAFGTNRLLYGSDWPVCQVAASYEKMLDIVKNYYASFSPDEQAAIFGGNAVKFYQLT, from the coding sequence ATGATGCGTATTGATGCACACCAGCATTTCTGGCAATTTGATATAGAAAGGGACAGTTGGATCACAGAAGATATGTCGGTGATTCGCCGTGATTTTCTGCCTGCCGACCTGGAGCCCGTTTTAAAAAGCAATGGTTTCGATGGCTGCGTGCTGGTACAATCCGACCAGTCCGAAGTACATAACCAGTTCATGCTGGAACTGGCAGAAGCAAACAGTTTTATCAAGGGCATCGTGGGCTGGGTTGATCTGCGTTCGCCGGATGTGAAAGAACGGTTGGCATATTATAGTACGTTCAAAGTCATGAAAGGCTTCCGCCATGTGCTGCAGGGCGAAGAAGACAGGCAGTTGATGCTGAAACCTGCGTTCCTGAATGGTATCGGCCAGTTGGTGCAGTTTAACTTTACGTACGATATTCTCATCTTCCCTGATCAGTTGGCTTTTATACCTGAATTTGTAAAGCAGTTTCCCGATACGAAGTTTGTAATAGATCATATTGCCAAACCCGATATCAAACACCGGCAATACGAAGAATGGGAAAAGGGGATGCGTGCAGTAGCTCAGTTTCCGAACATAAGCTGCAAAGTATCGGGAATGGTAACCGAAGCTGATTGGCATCAGTGGAAGCCTGAAGATTTCAGCAAGTATCTCGACATAGTTACGGATGCTTTTGGAACAAACAGGCTGCTGTATGGTTCCGACTGGCCCGTATGCCAGGTGGCTGCTTCTTATGAAAAGATGCTGGACATTGTAAAGAATTATTATGCTTCTTTTTCTCCCGATGAGCAGGCTGCTATTTTCGGGGGTAATGCAGTTAAATTTTATCAATTGACCTAA
- a CDS encoding ATP-binding protein → MYSEGGTALPVQVSWDTSNPDTRDRELKGLLKACTYCNVKEGWLLTTEEEEIITLNGIQVTVKPMWKWLLEG, encoded by the coding sequence GTGTATTCTGAAGGCGGAACTGCACTGCCTGTGCAGGTAAGCTGGGATACCAGTAACCCTGATACACGCGACCGCGAATTGAAAGGCTTATTAAAAGCTTGTACTTATTGCAATGTAAAAGAGGGGTGGTTGCTGACAACCGAAGAAGAAGAAATTATAACGCTTAACGGGATACAGGTAACAGTAAAGCCTATGTGGAAATGGTTACTGGAAGGTTAG
- a CDS encoding SDR family NAD(P)-dependent oxidoreductase, translating to MSTQIFSLQGKTAVVTGGGSGIGKAVALLFGQQGAFVHVLDLNEDNAAATAKEIGEAGGKAAAHVVNVSQQQDVVAVFEKIATPHILVNSAGVSHIGKLDTTPEADFDRIYQVNVKGVYNCLYAAVPLMKKNGGGAILNMSSIAAVVGIPDRFAYSMSKGAVYAMTLSLAKDYIKDGIRCNSISPARVHTPFVDGFLAKNYPGQEAEMFEKLSATQPIGRMAKPEEIANLILYLCSDEASFITGCDYPIDGGFIKLNN from the coding sequence ATGTCAACACAGATCTTTAGCTTACAAGGTAAAACAGCCGTAGTTACAGGTGGTGGCAGCGGCATAGGAAAAGCAGTGGCCTTATTGTTTGGCCAGCAGGGTGCTTTTGTACATGTTCTTGACCTGAACGAAGACAATGCGGCAGCTACTGCAAAAGAGATCGGAGAAGCCGGCGGAAAAGCCGCGGCTCACGTCGTGAATGTAAGCCAGCAGCAGGATGTGGTGGCTGTATTTGAAAAAATTGCTACCCCGCATATCCTGGTAAACAGCGCCGGCGTTTCTCATATAGGAAAGCTGGATACTACGCCGGAAGCAGACTTTGACCGTATTTATCAGGTAAATGTAAAAGGAGTTTATAACTGCCTGTACGCAGCTGTGCCGTTGATGAAAAAGAACGGGGGCGGCGCCATTCTTAATATGTCGTCTATTGCAGCGGTAGTGGGTATACCCGACAGGTTTGCCTATTCTATGAGCAAAGGCGCAGTATATGCCATGACCTTATCGCTGGCAAAGGATTATATCAAAGACGGCATCCGTTGTAACTCTATTTCGCCTGCAAGGGTACACACACCTTTTGTAGATGGGTTTCTTGCGAAGAATTACCCGGGGCAGGAAGCGGAAATGTTTGAAAAACTCTCCGCTACGCAGCCTATTGGCAGAATGGCGAAGCCCGAAGAAATTGCAAATCTTATTCTATATCTCTGCTCCGATGAGGCTTCTTTCATCACCGGATGTGACTATCCCATCGATGGTGGATTTATTAAATTAAATAATTAA
- a CDS encoding glycoside hydrolase family 28 protein — translation MKWSRLICLLSVAQFAAMLPATAQKLPVIQQAAFKKDTFRIQSYGAKADGISLNTTAIQAAIDACNKKGGGVVLIPKGFWLTGPLVLKSNVNLHLAKNSLLQFTSDFNQYKLVKSEWEGVPQMRNQSPLSADNQQNIGITGYGIIDGNGDAWRMVKKEKLTASQWETLVASGGVVNEQGNSWFPTEKGFKASKMKNPGVIEPGKTDEFYESVKDFLRPNLLVFNKCKRILFQGVTFQNSPAWCLHPLLCEDLTLRGVIVKNPWYAQNGDGIDAESCKNVLIEDSYFDVGDDGLCIKSGRDEAGRKRGIPTENVIIRNTTVYHAHGGFVIGSEMSGGARNIFVEDCTFIGTDIGLRFKTTRGRGGVVENIYVNNINMKDIPGEAILFDMYYAAQDPVPMAGEKREAPKVQLLPVTEATPVFRNFRINNVICDGASKAVFVRGLPEMQISDIEISNLVVKAKQGIDIQEAKGITLKNVKLEIAQTAPLINIQNSSNIKFAGIAYEKADRLFTISGEGTKNIQLSGTSVTAAGEKAVFKDGAAANVLEIKK, via the coding sequence ATGAAATGGTCCCGATTGATTTGTCTGTTAAGCGTAGCCCAGTTTGCAGCTATGCTACCGGCCACAGCACAGAAGTTGCCGGTAATTCAGCAGGCGGCATTTAAAAAAGACACCTTCCGTATTCAGAGCTATGGTGCCAAAGCCGACGGTATTTCGCTAAATACCACCGCTATTCAGGCAGCTATCGATGCTTGCAACAAAAAAGGAGGAGGGGTGGTTTTAATCCCCAAAGGCTTTTGGTTAACAGGTCCATTAGTTCTTAAATCCAATGTAAACCTGCACCTTGCCAAAAATTCCCTGCTTCAGTTTACCAGCGATTTCAACCAGTATAAACTGGTGAAAAGCGAATGGGAAGGCGTTCCCCAGATGCGTAATCAATCACCTTTATCTGCCGACAACCAGCAGAATATAGGTATTACAGGTTATGGCATCATAGATGGTAATGGCGACGCCTGGCGTATGGTAAAAAAGGAAAAGCTTACTGCCAGTCAGTGGGAAACGCTTGTTGCTTCCGGCGGGGTGGTAAATGAACAAGGTAATTCCTGGTTCCCTACTGAAAAAGGCTTCAAAGCCTCCAAAATGAAAAATCCCGGCGTTATAGAACCAGGCAAAACCGATGAGTTCTATGAATCCGTTAAAGATTTCCTCCGCCCCAACCTTCTTGTATTCAATAAATGTAAAAGAATACTATTCCAGGGAGTGACTTTCCAGAATTCCCCGGCCTGGTGTTTACATCCGTTGCTTTGTGAAGACCTTACCTTACGTGGCGTTATCGTTAAAAACCCCTGGTATGCCCAGAATGGCGATGGGATAGACGCTGAATCCTGTAAAAATGTGCTGATAGAAGATTCTTACTTCGATGTTGGCGATGATGGTCTTTGCATTAAATCGGGTCGCGATGAAGCCGGCAGGAAAAGAGGTATTCCTACTGAAAACGTGATTATACGTAATACTACGGTGTATCATGCACATGGCGGCTTTGTAATAGGCAGTGAAATGAGCGGTGGCGCCCGAAACATTTTTGTGGAAGACTGTACTTTTATTGGTACCGATATTGGCCTTCGTTTTAAAACAACCCGTGGCAGAGGCGGGGTCGTTGAAAATATTTATGTAAACAACATAAATATGAAAGACATTCCCGGTGAGGCTATTTTATTCGATATGTATTATGCTGCACAGGATCCCGTACCTATGGCCGGTGAGAAAAGAGAGGCGCCTAAAGTACAACTGCTGCCTGTAACCGAAGCCACGCCTGTTTTCCGCAACTTCAGGATCAATAACGTCATTTGTGATGGCGCCAGCAAAGCGGTATTCGTAAGAGGATTACCCGAAATGCAGATCAGTGATATTGAAATTTCGAACCTGGTTGTAAAAGCAAAACAGGGTATTGATATCCAGGAAGCTAAAGGCATCACCCTTAAAAACGTTAAACTGGAAATAGCTCAAACGGCACCCCTGATCAATATTCAGAACAGCAGCAATATTAAATTCGCTGGTATCGCCTATGAAAAGGCGGACCGCTTATTTACGATCAGCGGCGAAGGAACTAAAAATATCCAGTTATCGGGTACCAGTGTTACTGCAGCAGGCGAAAAAGCCGTATTTAAAGATGGCGCTGCGGCAAATGTGTTAGAGATAAAGAAATAG
- a CDS encoding zinc-binding alcohol dehydrogenase family protein: MKSLVCTTPGSFEYKNIEQPVPGPGQALLKIRRIGVCGTDLHAYEGTQPFFNYPRILGHELAADLVETGGAEGFEAGEKVTIIPYFNCGTCIACRNGLPNCCASINVCGVHVDGGMVEYLAVPAYSLVHGGDLSYDELALVEPLAIGAHGVRRAGVREGEYVLVIGAGPIGLGIAEFARIAGGKVIVMDLNEQRLAFCKEKLGVDHVVNAAASDVMEQLKQITDGDMPTVVIDATGSLRAINNAFQYMAHGARYVLVGLQKGDISFSHPEFHKRESTLMSSRNATREDFEHVVNSMKKGLVNPATYITHRLSFDETAEVFPSLLDPAKGVIKAMIEL, translated from the coding sequence ATGAAATCTTTAGTTTGTACAACTCCGGGCTCTTTTGAGTATAAAAACATAGAGCAGCCTGTACCCGGGCCGGGACAGGCTTTATTGAAGATAAGGCGTATAGGCGTTTGCGGCACCGATCTGCATGCTTACGAAGGCACGCAGCCTTTCTTTAACTATCCAAGGATCTTAGGACATGAACTGGCGGCTGACCTGGTGGAAACCGGCGGTGCAGAAGGTTTTGAAGCAGGAGAGAAGGTTACCATTATTCCTTATTTCAATTGTGGTACCTGTATCGCCTGCCGTAATGGCCTGCCTAACTGTTGCGCTTCTATCAATGTATGTGGCGTACACGTAGACGGCGGTATGGTAGAATACCTGGCCGTTCCTGCTTATTCATTGGTGCATGGTGGCGATTTAAGCTACGATGAACTGGCATTGGTAGAACCTTTAGCTATAGGTGCACATGGTGTGCGTCGTGCAGGTGTTAGAGAAGGCGAATACGTGTTGGTGATCGGCGCTGGTCCTATTGGCTTAGGTATTGCTGAATTTGCACGCATTGCAGGTGGCAAAGTTATTGTGATGGATCTCAATGAGCAACGTCTTGCCTTCTGTAAAGAAAAGCTGGGCGTTGATCATGTTGTGAATGCTGCGGCTTCCGATGTAATGGAACAATTAAAGCAAATTACTGATGGCGATATGCCTACCGTAGTAATAGATGCTACCGGCAGCTTACGTGCCATCAACAATGCTTTCCAATATATGGCGCATGGCGCCAGGTATGTACTGGTGGGTTTACAGAAAGGAGATATCAGCTTCAGCCATCCCGAATTCCATAAGCGTGAATCAACGCTCATGAGCAGCCGCAATGCAACAAGAGAAGATTTTGAGCATGTGGTGAATTCTATGAAGAAAGGGCTTGTGAATCCTGCTACCTATATTACACACAGGTTAAGTTTCGATGAAACTGCCGAAGTCTTTCCTTCGCTTTTAGATCCTGCCAAAGGAGTGATAAAGGCGATGATTGAACTATAA